GGGGCGGGTCTTTAGACCCGCCCGCGGGCTGACCCAAAGGTCAGTCCCTACTTTCGTTGATCGAAACCAAACGAAGGATGAGACAAGGGGCTTAAGCCCCTTGCACGTTATTAAACACGGGGAGGAGGTTTGGGGACCACGCCCGGCCCATCCGGTCTACCCCGGCGGCTCGAGGCTCACTTTGAACCCCTCGGCCACCGTGTCCGCGGGGACCCAGCCGACGACGCCCAGCGGAGTGTAAACCCGCCACCAGCCGTCCTCTTCGTCCAGGCGATACACCGGGTCGCGCGCCCGCAGCTCGCCGATCGCTGAGCCGTCCGGGGCATCGTAGACCTCCGTGCCCGCCTCCACGCAGTAGCCGAAGGCCTCGGGCAGACCCTCCGTACAAGCGGCCGCCGGGTCCGCCGTCCAGACAGAGTCCTCGGCGACGAGGTACAGCTTCTCACCGTCGGAGGCCAGCCCCTGCGCTATTACCACATGGGTGAACTCGTACCACTGCCGGAAGGTCCAGACGCTGTACACCACCCAGGGCAGCGGCAGCCAGCCGTCCACCTCCCGGGCTTCTACGTCTATCCGAAAGAGGTAGGCCAACTCCTCACCCTCGCCGTAGTAGTCGTGGGCCGAGGCCCACAGGCGCCCGGTGTCCCAAGCCAGCCCGGTGATCTTGTACCTCTCGTCCAGGGCCAGGATTTCCTCGAACTCCCGGTCTCGCCAGACGCCTATCACGTTGTGCCGGGCCGCGTAGAGATTCTCCCCGTCCGAGGCCAGCGGTCCCGAGTACTCCCCCCGGTAGACCCAGCCGTCGCCGATGCGCTGGAAGAGGAACTCCTCCCACTCGTCCACGGTGCGCCCGGAGCGCAGCGCCCCGGAGAACCAGAAATCGCCCTCGTGGAAGCAGATGCCGGAGAGATACGATGCCTCTCGGGGCAGTATGAACTCCGGCCAAGGCTCTTCCTCGCCGGTCTCCGGGTCCACCCGGACGATCTTTTCTTTTTCGACGACGTAGAGCACGCCGTCGTGGAAGGTGGGCTCGGTGTAGTAGACGGCGTAGGGCCTTAAAAGACCGTAGAAGGACTGCCACGGCTCGTCGCCAAAAACCTCCTCGGCGTCCTGGTAAGCCGGTTCGATGTTCGCCCCCGCGGGTCCGGCGAGGAGGCAAACCAGCAAAAGTATGGAAAGCTTACGCGTTGAGACTGTTGCACAAAAGGGGTGTTCGTAGGGGCGACCCTCTGCGGTCGCCCGCGGGCGGGGGCGGAGCCCCGCCCCTACGGGGAATATTCGTTTTTCGCTGACAGCTCTGCTAGCCATCAAATCACGCCAAAATGGCATTTTGCAACAGTCTCGCATTATCAATCCTCCATCTATTCATATACGCTGAGGTTCAAATCCACCAGCAGATCGGCGGAACTTGTAATCAACCGCTGCGCCTGGGTGAAGTACTCCTCGTCTATTTCCACACCCACGGCGTTCCTGCCGGCCCTGACCGCGGCAACCACCGTCGTCCCCGTCCCCATGAACGGATCGAGCACCGTGTCGCCGTGAAACGAAAACATCCTCACCAGGCGATCCGCCAGGACCAGCGGGAAAGGGGCGGGATGCGCGCTCGTCGAAGCCCCGCCCAGATGCCATATCTGCTGGAACCACTCGTTGAAGCTCTCCCGCTCGATCATGCTCAGCCGCCGCTGTTCGGTGGTGGGCCTGCGATACCCCCCCGATTTGCGCTGCATGAGGATGTATTCGATGTCGTTTTTCACGATGGCGTTCGGTTCGTAGGGCTTGCCGAGGAACCGTCCTCCTCCTTCCACCTCCGTCGTGGCGTTGGCGATTTTGTACCAGATGATCGGGTTCAGGTTGTCGAAGCCTATCTTTCGGCACCTGACGGCGATGTCGGAGTGCAGGGGCATTACCAGATGCCGTCCGTTCTTTCTCCGCGCCAGGCACACGTCGCCGACCACGCAGCACAGACGCCCGCCGGGGGTCAGCACGCGGTAAACCTGCCGCCATACCTTGTCCAGCTCGTCCAGGAACTCCTCGTAATCCGCGATGTGACCCAACTGACCCGGTGTATCGTTGTACCTCTTCAAGGTCCAGTAGGGCGGGGAGGTGACGACCAGGTGACAGCTTCCGTCGGAGAGCCAACTCAAGTCTCGCGCGTCCCCACGCTTCAAGAGAACTGAAACCTCGGCCTTCCCGTTTTCAGCCCTGGCCTTCTCCGCTTCCCTGAAGCGCTCGTCCACCGAGAGGGACTCGTAGCTTTTCGCCCTGGCTTCCATCAATCTCCCCCTCCCTGTGGGAGACTTTCGAGGACATGCTTGTGTGAAGGCTGCCGCATGTCCCCTCTCCCTTCTAGGGAGAGGGTTAGGGTGAGGGTCGAGGCTGGGGACGGAGATACGGCGGCCCGCAGAGGGGCCGCCCTACATTTTTAATCGAGTTGGTTCGCGTTCTCTTTTCGTTTAGCCTTCTCCGACAGGATGCGGATTGCTTCGGCCACCATCTCCTTCACCTCAGGTGACGCCTCCGGATCGCGGAAGATTTCGAGGACGTCTCGTCCGAGCATGTCCTTGGTGGCATCTCTACTGGCACCATCTTTGGCACCTGCACCCAAGGGAGTTCGTCTAGGTCTATCAGGATTTTCCTTATAATTACAGTCTTTACAAAACTCTTCTCCGCTACGAGGGCAAATACACTCGTCATTCACACAACGAAAAGTAACTTTACCCCATCCTTTATCACATTCCACACTACCGCCTTTTGTCGCACTCACAATGCTACTCCTTTTATGATCAAAACTATCTTCATTGGCCTTCTTCTTCCAAATTTCATCGTAAGTTTCGCACTCTTAGTGAGGGGCGGGCGGGTGTGGACACCCGCCCCTACGGGAGAGGATTGATACATTCCCCCTCACGGCACGATCTGGATGGTGTCGGCCCAGACGTGGGTCATCTCCTCGATGTAGGAGCTGGACCCGCCCACGGACACCCGCACCCGCCCCGAGGCCATCTCGCTCTTGATGTACAGAAGCTCGTTGGTGTGGCCGGTGAAGTGGCAGTGGACGTGGCGCCCGCGGTCGGTGACGAGCATGAGGCTGGCGTTGTCGCGGGCGACGACGTTGACCTCGATCACCTCGCCGGTGACGACGGTGGCGCCGCGGGGCGTCTCCCAGGTGAGGTCCCAGGCGAAGGTCCCCCCGCCGGTGTCGTACTCGGCCAGGAGCCGCGCCGCGCGGTCCGAGGGGCTGGCCTCCAGCTCGCGTCGGACCGTCTGCCGCATCGCCTCGTCCGGCGTCTGCAAGAAGATGTGGTACAGGCAGTCCACCCCGTCCTCGCCCAGGTGGCCGAGCTCTGCTATCATCTGCTTTTTGGCCCCGGCCTGGGTGACGGGGTCGAAGAAGGCGTTGAAGAAGACGGGCACCAGGTCGGGGTCGCGCAGCATCCCCAGGGCCTTGACCGTCTCGGTCTGGATGCCGCCGTCGGCGGACTTGAGCCCCGGAATGTAGACTTGGGCGGGTACGTCGCCGAACTGCTGGAGGGCCGCGAGGGCCGCCTTGCGCATGGCGGGGTCTTCGTCGGTAATCATGGCCGCCAGCGGCTCGATGGCGTTGCGGGCGCCCATCCGGGCCAGCACCGGCGGAACGGCCAGACGCACCGTGGGGTCGGGATCGTTGCGCATGGCCGCCACCAGGGCCATCGTCGCCCCCTTGTCCCCTATCTCGTCCAGGGCGTCCACCACCGCCAGGCGCAGGTTCGCGTCGTCCAGGTAGCCCAGCGACTCGGTCAGCTCGAAGAGGTAATCCCGGTCGCCCAACAGCGCCTTCTGCTTGTGGTACTCGATGTCCCGGACGTCGTGGACGGCGCCGCAGCCGGCGATGACGAGCGCCAGGATGCCGGACGGAACGAGGAGAAACTTGCGCGGCATATCCACCCCACCTCGTGATACTGCCCGTTCATTATAAACCAAAACCGCCCGCAGAGGCGCGGGGGTGATGACGACGGTAGGATTCCTGGAGGAGGCGGCGCGGGCCGTCTGCCACCAACTCCCCGGCCTGACGCCGACGGTGGGCGGCGCGGCGCTGTTGTGCTGGCGCTGCACGGGGATATACGCCGGCGCGGCCCTGGCGGCTCTCTTCGTCATACTGCGGCGCGGGCTGGGACGGGGGCTGCCTGGGGGATGGAGATCGGCGCCCCTATTCGTCTGGGCGGCGCCGTTGGTGGTGGACGAAATACTGGTCACACTGGGCGTCTGGGACCCGCCGGGGTGGTGGCGGCTGGCAACGGGGGCCCTGGGCGGCGCGGCGCTGATGCTCGTCGCTCTGGGCCTCCTGGGCGGGAGCTGGCGCCGGGCGAGGGCTCGGCGGTCCGGGGAGCATCTTGACACGTCGGAGGGCATTGTGGGCGGGGCGGAGGCGCTGATGCTGCCGCCGGCCGTCTGCGTCATTTTGACGGGATGCTCGTTTCCGGGCGAGGCGGGGCTGTGGGTGTTGGAGGCGTTGGGGCTTCTGGGGGTGCTGACGGCGTTCAGCCTGGCGGTGGCGCTTTTGATGTCGCCGTGGCCGCCGCTGACGAGGGGCGGATGGTGGTGGTACGGCGCGGGGGCGGTGGCCGTCGGCCTGGCGGTGTGGGCGGTTTTATGGATTTTACGCGGGTGAGGGCCGGCGCGGTCCCCTCCCCCCTTTGGGGGGAAGTGCGCTTACATGCCGGTGTGAGGGGTGAAGCGTCCCCCTCTCCCTTCTAGGGAGAGGGTGGGGGTGAGGGTCGGGGTAGGGAGCGTGAAAACGGCGACCAGCGGTTTCCCTCTCCCGGTGGGAGAGGGACCAAGGGTGAGGGCTACCTTATAAAAACTGGCCGACCTGAACGGCGCGCCGTCGGTCGGCCCCTACGTCATCGCAAATCGCACGGCACGGTTAGATTACCCGCGCTCCGAAAGGACCGGCCGACCCGCCCCGGCGGCTACTCGGTTATCTCCTCCAGCACCGCCTCGCGCAGATACCGCGCCGCGTCCTCCGGCTTCGTCGGGTTGATGTAAAAACCGGTCCCCCACTCGAAACCGGCCACCTTGGTCAGCTTGGGCATGACCTCGATGTGCCAGTGGTAGGCCAGCAGATCGGTCCCGCGGCCGTTGGTGGGCGTGTTGTGGATGAGGTAGTTGTACGGCGGGGAATCCAGCGTGACCGCCAGCCGCCGGAGGGTCTCCGACAAAATCTCCGCCAGGAGGCCCAGGTCGTTGTCGCGCTCGAAGAGCGGCCGGTGCACCTTGGGCAGAATCCAGGTCTCGAAGGGGAAGCGCGGGGCGAAGGGCTCCAGCGAGATGAACTGCTCGTTCTCGCACACCACCCGCTCGGCCTGCTCCATCTCCTGGATGATGATGTCGCAGAAGACGCAGCGCTCCTTCCATCCGTAATAAATTTTCGCCCCCTCGAGCTCCTCGGAGACGCGCTTGGGGACGATGGGGGTGGCGATGAGCTGGGAGTGGGAGTGGTGGAGGGAGGCCCCGGCCGCCTTCCCCTCGTTCTTGAACACCAGGATGTAGCGGAAGCGGGGGTCGCGGGTGAGGTCCACGATGCGCTGGCGGTAGCTGCCGACGACCAGCTCGACCTTCTTCACCGGAAGCTGGTGCAGCCGCCGTTCGTGGCGCGGGTTCTCTATGATGACCTCGTGGGCCCCCACGCCGTTCATCATGTCGTACATGCCCACGCCGTGTCGGTCCAGGTCCCCCTCGATGCGCAGCGCCGGGAACTTGTTCGGCACGACGCGCACCTGCCAGCCGGGCGTGTTGGGCTCCCGGCCGTCCGCGCCGTCGGCGTTGACGGTAAAAATTTCGGGCGGTGTCAGGCCCTCGTTGCCCTCGCAGAAGGGGCAGTTCGGGCCGCCGCTCTCCTCGTGGACGGGGGCGAAGTCGGAGGGGCGCTTGCCCCGCTCCGAGGAGATGATCACCCAACGGCCGATGACCGGGTCGCGCCGCAGTTCGGGCAAGGGGCCCTCCGGGGTGACGCACGGGCGAGGTGACGTTCAGCGGGCGGACATTTTGACGAAGTATAGCACAGGGCGGCCGGGTATAATCAAGAGAACGGCGGTCCGTGTACCGCCGTTTTAACAGAAGCAATAAACAGGCCAAACCTCACTGCGGGGGCGTCACGCCCTCCGCGGGGACGGTCGGCTCCGGTTCCGCCGCGCCACCGAGCGGGATGAGGTCCACCAGGTGGGTCAGGTACAGCCCCTGGTCCAGCATCCATTGGGCCATCTGCACGTCGGGGGCGTCCTCGGGCCCGGCCTCGACGATGCCTGAAAGGACCGCCTTCGATTCGTCGGGACGCCCGAGCCAGCCCAGGATGCGCGCTGTCTCCAGCTTCGCCGC
This window of the bacterium genome carries:
- a CDS encoding site-specific DNA-methyltransferase is translated as MEARAKSYESLSVDERFREAEKARAENGKAEVSVLLKRGDARDLSWLSDGSCHLVVTSPPYWTLKRYNDTPGQLGHIADYEEFLDELDKVWRQVYRVLTPGGRLCCVVGDVCLARRKNGRHLVMPLHSDIAVRCRKIGFDNLNPIIWYKIANATTEVEGGGRFLGKPYEPNAIVKNDIEYILMQRKSGGYRRPTTEQRRLSMIERESFNEWFQQIWHLGGASTSAHPAPFPLVLADRLVRMFSFHGDTVLDPFMGTGTTVVAAVRAGRNAVGVEIDEEYFTQAQRLITSSADLLVDLNLSVYE
- a CDS encoding HEAT repeat domain-containing protein produces the protein MPRKFLLVPSGILALVIAGCGAVHDVRDIEYHKQKALLGDRDYLFELTESLGYLDDANLRLAVVDALDEIGDKGATMALVAAMRNDPDPTVRLAVPPVLARMGARNAIEPLAAMITDEDPAMRKAALAALQQFGDVPAQVYIPGLKSADGGIQTETVKALGMLRDPDLVPVFFNAFFDPVTQAGAKKQMIAELGHLGEDGVDCLYHIFLQTPDEAMRQTVRRELEASPSDRAARLLAEYDTGGGTFAWDLTWETPRGATVVTGEVIEVNVVARDNASLMLVTDRGRHVHCHFTGHTNELLYIKSEMASGRVRVSVGGSSSYIEEMTHVWADTIQIVP
- a CDS encoding DUF2085 domain-containing protein translates to MTTVGFLEEAARAVCHQLPGLTPTVGGAALLCWRCTGIYAGAALAALFVILRRGLGRGLPGGWRSAPLFVWAAPLVVDEILVTLGVWDPPGWWRLATGALGGAALMLVALGLLGGSWRRARARRSGEHLDTSEGIVGGAEALMLPPAVCVILTGCSFPGEAGLWVLEALGLLGVLTAFSLAVALLMSPWPPLTRGGWWWYGAGAVAVGLAVWAVLWILRG
- the galT gene encoding galactose-1-phosphate uridylyltransferase, producing the protein MPELRRDPVIGRWVIISSERGKRPSDFAPVHEESGGPNCPFCEGNEGLTPPEIFTVNADGADGREPNTPGWQVRVVPNKFPALRIEGDLDRHGVGMYDMMNGVGAHEVIIENPRHERRLHQLPVKKVELVVGSYRQRIVDLTRDPRFRYILVFKNEGKAAGASLHHSHSQLIATPIVPKRVSEELEGAKIYYGWKERCVFCDIIIQEMEQAERVVCENEQFISLEPFAPRFPFETWILPKVHRPLFERDNDLGLLAEILSETLRRLAVTLDSPPYNYLIHNTPTNGRGTDLLAYHWHIEVMPKLTKVAGFEWGTGFYINPTKPEDAARYLREAVLEEITE